The Hypanus sabinus isolate sHypSab1 chromosome 1, sHypSab1.hap1, whole genome shotgun sequence genome contains a region encoding:
- the adra2b gene encoding alpha-2B adrenergic receptor, with translation MECPMLRGNASSLCNGSQQVLWGERLSVPYTPRSTAGIATVITFIIVFTIIGNVLVIIAVLTSRLLQAPQNLFLVSLAAADILVATLVMPFSLANELMGYWYFKRVWCEIYLALDVLFCTSSIVHLCAISLDRYWSVTQAIQYNSKRTPRRIRCVILTVWLIAAVISFPPLLSMNKKLSEEEIPVCRLNEEKWYILSSCIGSFFAPCVIMILVYLRIYQVAKQRARQSPGSRKEERVNPNSSKKPAEQTTPPAPNGREKGARPKSKEDSSSSEPEECSNKEKPRRRTEPQESGQGAENWNFQSQDHFVRRQGLLTPNALRKKAIQNREKRFTFVLSVVIGAFVFCWFPFFFSYSLTAICPETCSIPPVVFKFFFWIGYCNSSLNPVIYTIFNQDFRRAFRKILCREQRRSLYRV, from the coding sequence ATGGAGTGCCCGATGCTCCGCGGCAACGCCAGCTCACTGTGTAACGGCAGCCAGCAGGTCCTCTGGGGGGAGCGACTGTCGGTGCCGTACACGCCTCGGAGCACCGCGGGTATCGCCACGGTCATCACCTTCATCATCGTCTTCACCATCATCGGGAACGTGCTGGTCATCATCGCCGTCCTGACCAGCAGGTTGCTGCAAGCCCCCCAGAACCTCTTCCTTGTCTCCCTGGCCGCCGCGGATATCTTGGTGGCTACCTTGGTGATGCCCTTCTCTCTGGCCAACGAGCTGATGGGCTACTGGTACTTCAAGAGGGTCTGGTGCGAAATTTACCTGGCCTTGGACGTTCTGTTCTGCACCTCCTCCATCGTGCACCTCTGCGCCATAAGTTTGGACAGATACTGGTCAGTGACCCAGGCCATTCAGTACAACTCCAAGAGGACACCGAGGAGAATCCGCTGCGTGATCCTGACCGTCTGGCTCATTGCTGCGGTAATTTCcttcccccctctcctctccatgAACAAGAAGCTGAGCGAAGAGGAGATCCCCGTGTGCCGACTGAACGAGGAGAAATGGTACATCTTATCTTCCTGCATCGGCTCTTTCTTTGCCCCGTGCGTTATCATGATTCTGGTGTACCTGAGGATCTACCAGGTGGCCAAGCAGAGGGCGAGGCAGTCACCGGGCAGCAGGAAAGAGGAGCGGGTCAACCCCAACAGCTCCAAGAAGCCCGCCGAGCAAACCACGCCCCCCGCCCCCAATGGCCGGGAGAAGGGCGCCCGGCCCAAGAGCAAGGAAGATTCCTCATCCTCGGAGCCCGAGGAGTGCTCAAACAAGGAGAAGCCCCGGAGAAGGACTGAGCCGCAGGAGAGCGGGCAGGGCGCGGAGAATTGGAATTTCCAAAGCCAGGATCACTTCGTAAGGCGACAGGGTCTCTTAACGCCCAACGCTCTCAGGAAGAAAGCAATCCAGAACCGGGAGAAAAGATTTACCTTTGTCTTATCCGTGGTCATCGGCGCCTTCGTTTTCTGCTGGTTCCCTTTCTTCTTCTCCTACAGCCTGACGGCCATCTGCCCGGAGACCTGCTCAATCCCGCCCGTGGTCTTCAAGTTCTTCTTCTGGATTGGATATTGCAATAGTTCCCTGAACCCCGTCATCTACACTATCTTCAACCAGGACTTCAGGAGGGCGTTCAGGAAGATCCTTTGTCGAGAACAGAGAAGGTCTCTCTACAGAGTCTAG